From Pleurocapsa sp. PCC 7319:
CAGAGGATCTTAAATATTGTGGGTTCTCTTATTGACTGGCTAGAAAGCGATTTAACTACTAATTTTCAATACATTGTAAAAATATGGAATCAATGCACGACTCGCCGATAATATCTGGAGATACCCTTAGAGAAATTATTTCCAAAGCACCAAGAAATCTAAACCATTTAGATGCCGAACTTTTATTTGTCGATCGCAATTATATTCTTCATTACTTAGACGGTAACAGGCATATCTATAAAAGCCTGACCTCAGACATTTTACGTCGTGCTTTTGACAATGAACCTGCCGACACAGGATGGCTGCCTGAGAACGTTATTCGTCATGGTAGCAGCGTGCTTGGAGACTGGGTTGTCTGCTTCTTTCCTCAACAGCGTTATCGTCTACAAATACAGTCAGAGCAATTATACGTACCCTTACCGAGCTTTGTCTTTGTCGGAATTTCTAGTAGCTATTATGTCTGGGCGGTTAAAAAGATAAGATTTAATTCTCAGCTATTAATACATCATGCACCTCTACCCAACGTGATGAACGACGGTAGAGTTTGCTGGGGAAATATTTGTCCTCTAATCGCTAGCCTATCAACTATAGAATCCACCTGGTGGAAGTTTATCGGCAGTACATTTAACCAAGATTATACTCAGGGTAAATCGATAAAGTTTGATAATGTTGTCGAGCAGCTAAAACTCCAGAATCGAAGAGCCAGAATTTCTAATCGCTCTCGCTATCCAATCTCCGATCTCATTCCTATTCGGGATAACTTGACCGTGGAAGAAGCAGTGGAATACGTAACAAAATCCACTAAATGAAATTAAGCTAAATGAAAAGTAATTTAAGAAATTTAATATGCGGTATATTCTCAATTACGATGACGTTATAGTAATTGAGAATATAGAAACGTCTAATTATCTCAAAAGCATAACAGCGTCAGCTTGTAGAACCTTCTTCTTTTGCCAAAATAGAGTCAATTTCACGCATTTTCTTCTCCATTGCTTTTCTTAGAGATTTTAGATGATTGGCTTTTAACTGTTTAACAGAAAGTTTTGACAGCCCCTGTTTGACTTCTTGATATCGATCGATAGTTTTTTCCTTGGTTTCAGTTTTTAGTTTCTTAGTTCCGTGTTCTTCTAGTAACTCTGTTACAAATTTCCTGGTATCTCTAACGCTAAGAGCTTCTTTCAAAACGCGTTCGACTGCTTGGGTTCTTATTTCCAAAGCAGCAGCATCGTCTTTACCCAGTTTTTTAGCGGTAAGTTTGCCCAATGCTTTTGCCTGGTGGCAGGGTAAATTTCTTTCACGAACGGCTTGTTTTAGATCTTCCGTCAGAGAAATCATTGCTAAGTCATTAGCAACAAATGAATGTAGTTCTACTTGAAAATCAAGTAGGATCAGAATTATTTCAATCTGTAAGGGATTTAATTCTAGTTTCTCTAAAGCTTTCTGCTGTTCTTCTCTAGTAGCTTTTTCGATTAACTGCAAAGTTCGATCTGCTGCTTCGTTTTTGCGGAATTGATAGTCAAGATTTCTGAGGATTTTTTTGAGCTTGGCAACCGCTGCCTGAGATCTTGATTGTCCTTCTTCTACTTCATCTTCATAAATATCTAAATCTACATTCCAATTAAGTTCTCGTACAAGCGATTCAGCCCGATCTAGAGAATTCAAACTTTCGCTATGGAGATGGTGTAGTAGAGTACGGCGGTGAATCTCTTTTTCATTACCGACAAGAGGAGAAATGACCGCTTCCAAGCTTTTCCATTTTTCGTTTCCAGCTTCTACTAAATATTTAGCTGCTCTCCAAGTCACTTCTCCATCTTCAAGCTGATACTGGTTTGCTTTGTCTGTTGATGGAATCAAAATTAGCGAATCAAGCTGTCCTTCTCGCTTTAAAGATTCAACTCTTTTCAAAATTACTGCTTCAGTAAATGTTTTACGGCATTGATCGCTAGGTGTAATGTTCTCAATTGAAACTAATACTTTGCCGTTTCCTTGTTCTAGTTGAGAACGTAACTGAATCAATAGTTCTTCTCTTTTCTCAACTTCTTTTTGAGTCCGATCGAGCTGCTGCTTCAGGTCTTGAATTACGTCGTGTCGCTTCTTAGCAGCGAGCGCCGAATCAAAATCCTCGTCAATTAAATTAGCAACAGATTGTCTTCTACCCATTAAACTAGTTCTCCTTAATTTTTTCTAAATCGTCTACTATACCAGCAAAAATTGAATTCATGCGATCGCCCGATCTGATGATTTTCAAAGGTTTACCCAAAATAGCTGAATTGTTGAGATACTGCCAAGTACGCAGTGGTGGATAAAGCTTAATCTCTAGCTGCTGAGAGATTCTGGTTAGTGCTTCGATAAAATCTTCGTGGAAAGCTGCATCTTTGTTGTAATGATTGGGAATTAAGCCCATCATTCTCGGCGATGGAGACAACTCTAATTCCTCAAACTCTTGCCAGATAATATTAACGAGAGAAGATACCGTTCTTGCTTTTACTCCCATATCAACGGGAATTAAAATGTCTGTACTGGCTGCTAAGGCATTTTCAGTTAAAAGATCGAATCCTGCTCGAC
This genomic window contains:
- a CDS encoding ParA family protein; this translates as MTDQIILVMLSEAGGVGKTTIAVNVAYEWSLRGRSVTIIDLDNNHSLDAFVGLKPERDLRQTTAIIFDRDFNGSWPLKPIFGSELISVCQGCRGLKEVGESLVLRKRREYTLNKILKAYPLDCELIILDCRAGFDLLTENALAASTDILIPVDMGVKARTVSSLVNIIWQEFEELELSPSPRMMGLIPNHYNKDAAFHEDFIEALTRISQQLEIKLYPPLRTWQYLNNSAILGKPLKIIRSGDRMNSIFAGIVDDLEKIKEN